The stretch of DNA gcaattacacttgatttgcttttgaacatttttatgtttatttttcaacagtacatCATCTTTTGTAAAGAAAAAAGGTTGATTTTGATGGTCCCAATGGATTTACGAAAGAGCCAAATCGCAATTTCCGGGGAGGTTCTTCAATAGTTTGATTTGGGTTTTATGCGATTGTAAAGCTTCTGGGGGACCATTGTGCGAAGGCTTATGTCATCAAGAAGCTATATAACATCATTGATGAGTTGAAGGTGAGAATTTCGGAAGTATGGGGAGGTTTCGACGTGGAAACTCTAAAGAACTATGCCCAAAAGGATTTTCCGATTCATCCCACGTGCTGATCATTGACTGGTTATTAAAATGCCTAAAATATtcagaaataacaaaaataaaaaataacaaatatgaATTCAAAGCTTCAGATTgcaatagaaaatagtcactgaatttcatgaaaagtgcaaataaatgttttattcaaAATTATGTCATGCATTTCATTGTAAAATACATCTGAAATGTATTGTGCTGCAACAATTTTTATAAGCTTATACCTGCTTACGACTTGAGAAAATAGTAAAAGTGTATAGGGTAACACggagtgatttggtcatatggggtgatttggaccacccctttatctcgaaaattacggctcaacttggattttctataatgtcatttccttctattgttgaaccgtatgtacctaaagtaaaaataaacattggtaaaacttcacaagtagagggaaacggtagcgtAAATACATCAAGTACTTTGATCGTAAAAAAATGTTAGTTTTCCGATcctggttttaaggtttttcccgctgattaaacaaactttccgtgtattgtgcagtaaaattccgttcgcctacagaagaggaacaatttgatgaagcgaaactgtaagtttgataacaataaatgaaattaattgctttttaatttttgcgtgttgtgtggggtgacatggacacgtttttgtggggtgaattggtcctacaggtttgagacttttctttggtctgattgattccagatgccgctgaattacaagaagaggatggacagacaacgttggaagaaggaggagcttgaaagagcagcgcaggccatcgagaacggattttctttgaccaagcatcaaaagtgtttgaagtgTTTCggccaacagtgaaaagaaccatgcagaattcgagatggtgttaatccaacttttctggtctggaatctggccaagacacctggtattgatcccaaaacattcttactgattgtaacattatcccaaaattttATTATATCATCATCGTCGTTGATCAGTTCACTATTGTTTCCGCCGAAATTTCGTTCACCAATTACAACTGCTTTTCGGTGTTGTTTATTACCCGACTTGCTCGGACGCTTTAAACTAAGTTAATATTATCACATTTCTGTGCTTTATTATCGTGTCGTTGTATCGTGTATGAGTGTTTTTTATGCTTTGTGTTGTGAATTTTCTAACGTATTGACACCGCCATCGTCTATTTCATACTCGTTTCGGAACCTTTCATTGATTCGAAGTGCCACCAAGTAGCAAATCTTGGAAGCATTGGAAACTCGTCCTTCCATCAGTGGCTGCATACTTGTAGGCGTTTCTGCCAACTGTTGTCACCGTCATATAGCGAGACATTATATCGTGATCTCGTTATCTTCAAACGTGTTCTGCAATATGGATACAGGTCAAGCTTGTTCACGATCCTTGAATTCCGGGAATGTAATCGCGTGCAGTGGTTCGTGCGGTCTTATTTTCCACCACACTTGTGTGGGATTAACCAAGCTTCACTACTCAACATGGTCAGCCAGAGTAGGACTACTCTGGTTTTGTGAGTCATGTCGGTTGAATTTCAACCCTGCTATGTACAACCGCGAGAAAACTATTATAAAAGCACTACGCGAACTGCTGATACGGACGGACTCCATGGATACACGGTTAGGGAACTATGGTGATAATCTTCGCACTATATACAAAACACTCTTTGGATCACAACAGCAACTCAGGTAAACCAGTCAATCGCAAGATAAGTCAATATTTCTTCACAACATCGACCAACTCAATCTAGATGACACAATTGATCCTATTAATCGCTCGAGATCATGTGACGAATCATCTTTCTTTGAAGTCCTGGATGAAGTCAATAGCTCAGTTGCACAGCAACCAGACAAACTAGTAGTGGGAAATCGACGCGTAAAAATCCTATCGAACCAGCAGTCGAGATCCACTACTCAGGCAATTGCATCCACACCCGCAGCATCAATTGGAAAACCGAATGAATTATCCACAAACGAGTCTCTATCCCATGCTCCGAACGAAGGGTCGAACTCAGTTATTTCCGGACATCGAAACTTGCCCAACACCAGTGCCAGTGCCAATGTTGTTCGGCATAGTACTGGAACTTTGAATGTTGCTAAAATTAGACAGCCTCGTGATAATATGGTAGATTTCTACGTGACTCCATTCACCCCAGACCAGAAAGAAGGTGACATAAAACAACATGTTCACGACATCGCGAATGTAGACCCATCGTTGGTCAACGTGGTCAAACTGGTTCCTCGTGGGAAACGTTTCGAGGATCTATCATTTGTCTCTTTTAAAGTGACTGTCCACGTTTTCAACCACGACCAAACAAACGGCCCTATGTCATCTCGTCAGATCTCGTTATAGAATTAGCTAAATCCGATCAATCACCGTCAACATCAATCATCGAGGTCAACCTGGGACGCACACAAATAGGCTCTATGGACAGCCCTTATCCTTTCGGCTCAGTCGAGCCATATCTCATCGGTTCCTGCCACAGTCGTTCCGGCCCTGTGTTCGATAATGGAGATAAGGCTGTCCAGCCTGTTCCGTCAGGCAAGTATCAAAATTTTCCGAACAGATCAACCCCTGATTCGTTGCTCGATTTCAGCAATACACTGCTCAATCGTCAGGCCTCAAGAATTTCTGCGCAATACGCTTCAACTCCGGGACGCAACGAAACTGGCCACATGGAAACCCCTAATTCAGCAGTCGTCCTGGCCCTGTGTGTGAGATCGGAGAAGGGGTCTTCCACCCTGCTATCATTGGTAAGTACGACCATGCATCTAGTAGCTCAGATTCTGACTCATCCACCGGTTCTAGCGTCTCAATCAACTGTCACGACAGAGGGTCCGATTGTCCACGCACCACGCCATCAATCAGCGTCAGAAACGGTGTGGCTCAACCTGTTCATGAAAATTTATCTGTCTACTACCAGAACGTCAGAGGTCTAAGCACTAAAACGACACAACTGAAACTGAAACTGTCGTGCTGTGACTACAATATAATCGTCTTTATCGAAACGTGGCTCAGGTCCGATATCAGCAACACAGAGCTCACATCGGATTACACAGTATTCCGGTGTGATCGCAACGAGTCTACTAGTGACCTTTCGAGGGGTGGTGGCGTCCTTGTCGCTATGAAAAGTAAATTGCACTGCACGACGGTTTCCCTAGTTGAATGCATTCAGTTGAAACAGGTTGTTGTAAAAATAACACTTCCTCATCGTTTGCTGTTCATCTCTGCTATTTACCTTCCTCCGGGCTCCGATGTTGGGCTATATTCGACCCACGCTGTGGCTGCTCAAAACATATCGGATCTGTCATCCCTCAACGACGTTATTCTGCTCATTGGGGATTATAATCTTCCTTCATTTACCCTCTAATGCATCCAATGAGCAAGAGACAAATCTAGTCGATTACATCTCGGCGTGTGGCGTGGTTCAGGTGAATTCAC from Toxorhynchites rutilus septentrionalis strain SRP chromosome 3, ASM2978413v1, whole genome shotgun sequence encodes:
- the LOC129772863 gene encoding uncharacterized protein LOC129772863 gives rise to the protein MDSPYPFGSVEPYLIGSCHSRSGPVFDNGDKAVQPVPSGKYQNFPNRSTPDSLLDFSNTLLNRQASRISAQYASTPGRNETGHMETPNSAVVLALCVRSEKGSSTLLSLRLNQLSRQRVRLSTHHAINQRQKRCGSTCS